The Heteronotia binoei isolate CCM8104 ecotype False Entrance Well chromosome 11, APGP_CSIRO_Hbin_v1, whole genome shotgun sequence genome includes the window atgcaaaactgaattattctgcAGAGGTGTTTTTACATAGGTAATGCTATACTGGAACATAAAGGTTCAGAAAGATGCTACGGTAAAGGGACAGGGACTGTGGGTTCTACTGCATATAGTACTATTGTCTATTGCTGTACATATATAATTTCTGCATCGTATAATGTATCATGTTAATGCTTCTGCTTTTTTTCAGCTGTGTCTTGAATTTCTGCTTGATTTCAGATGTCTGCAGTTCACATCCTGTTTCATTGTTTATTGATTGTCATCGTAGTAGTAGTTATTACAGTCTTTAGACCAGCAGACAGTTCAATCAGGCATAAAATACAATAGTGATCCAACAGTAAAAATTCaattttaagaacttttaaagtgCAGTTCCCATAACTTGAGAATTCACAAAATTTAGCAACTTCATATGTGATCTTAGAATTATTATCAGATAAAAATCAGCAAAGCATTGCTTTGTGTAGCCAGGAATTGTATGCAATAATGGGGTGAAAATTCCATGAACCTCCCTGTAGAGTGGACAGCTAAAGAACATGTGTTCtacagactcagccaacaagacaAGAGCATAACTTTTCCGAATTTCCCATCCTGTTAACTGTATTGACTCAGTCTGTATAAGCCACTTGGAGTCTCAGTGACATAACTAATgtaagtaaatacataaataatgccCTGCTTTCCTCCCCACTAGAGACCCAACTGGCTTTCAACATCGTTCTCCCCTCCTCATTCTCCTCACAtcaactaccctgtgaggtaggttaggcttagagAAGCCCCGTTCACaattacagtgaatgcacatccattcagtgtacacttgatttttcttcatATGCGCACTGAGTAGTTCTCAGGTTATGTTTTCAATACATGGACAGCAGAATGTTATTGAAATCTAATGTTCATCCAGGTACTGGTTCCAGGTTTGATTTGTAAAGTGAATTCATGCTGTCTCTTCCTAATGAGCAGATTACACACATACTGGTAGGATATATGTGCATTCATTGTGAACAAGGttagagagtgactggccccaaGACACCTACCAGGCTTCAcagcagactggggatttgaacccgagtctcccagatcctgctcCAGCACCTTAACTCCTACATGGTTAAAACattggggagacccaggttcagatccctatgaagcttgctgggtgactttgggccagttactcttattcagtcagcctaacctacctcacaagagtaTTGCAAGAGTAAAGTGGAGAGTAACAGACCAATATATGCTTCCCTGATCTCCATggtggaagggcaggataaagtGTATTAAACGAACAATTCTTAGAATTTACAATTTATAGTTTCCAGAAGTAAAGCAAGAGCAGCTAAACTTGTATTGCTAGAGTTTACATTCATAGTGGAATCATGCGTCATGCTGCCAgtctctctcttcccttctccctGCCTATCCTCTTTAACAAAGATGTCATGGCACCTCTTGCATGACATACTAATTGTAGACTAATGATTCCAAAGGCCTCTGGAGATTAGCATCCTTTTCCATCCCCTAGAGAGTTGCACAATTGTAATATACCTAGCAGAGGCACAGAAGCTATAGTTGTGTTGGGAGCTGTAATTTTGGTGGGCTCCCCATCAACAGGAAATGCTTTTGCAAGTTGAAGTCTTCAGCAAGAGCAGCTGAGCATGCCCAAAGGCAAATCCCAGCTTCCTCCCCTGTCTTTTTCTGAATGAGTTGCTTTTTGCTACTTTTCCCCCTGAAAAGCCTCCATTGACATTTCACTTGTTTAACCAGTTTCCCCTTGAGCTGGGGGGTGGGTGGTTGAGAGACCATTTCTACTCCCTAATGATAGACGACAGGGCATCCCATGGATACTTTTTTATCAGATTAAAGAACTGGGCCATTTTCACAGGGCAGATTGTTTATTTCTATAGTTTTGAAAGGGGGAGTAGTCTTGAATTTTGTATATTGCAAGGAGCGCTGCTAACTGTTAACATGAGATCATAACTGGAAAAGAAGGCTGGATCATCTCACAGAGAAAGGCACAGTTCCTTTCCCCTATTACTTTCACCACTGTTGCATTAATTTATCTAATGTAGTCCTTTCTTAAAACCTCAGATAACAATCATCACCAAATTTGTGCAATGGAATTCACAGATTAATTCTGTATTGTGTGAGGAGAAGTGATAAACCAGACAATCTGTCTCAATTAAAAAAACTCCTAACTCATTGCAATGAAAGCATTTTTGTACCAAAATACTCAGGAAGATGTGCTTTGTCAcatatttcccccacaaaaaacccctCCCATATTCTTTCCCTAGAAAAATCTTTCTCACTCCCTTTTTATGTGAGAAATATTTACTATTTTTAAGACTTAATATTTAACTTCATCAACAAAACACATTCAGCAAAAAGAGTTGAAAAGAATAACAGAAAATAGCAGTTAggaagatgcttttttaaaaaaagaacacctAAAAGTTGACTCTAGTACATGAACTGTAAAATCATATTCAATCTGAATTAAGTGAAAACTGGTATCTGTACTTTCATTTATACCCTCTTCTCCACAGCTGGTCATTTGCTCCTTGCTAAATCAGCTCAAGTTCTCTTTCAACAAAAGACTGAACTAAAAGAAACGAATCCACAGTTATGATGATTAATGTGGGGTTAGCTGGTTCTCTGGCTTTGTAATAAAAAAGATGGTGATTAGCAGTCTGAAGGCAAACAGAGGCTTGATTTGTGACTGAGGCAAAACCAACATAAAGGTCTGACTCATGAAAGAGGCAATAGCAAAATTCAATggattatattggatttaatcTATACAAAATGCAATCCAGAATAAAGATGCAATCCTTAAAATGGTAAACTGCCTAGGAAAGCAACTAAACCCCATTCTGACAAAAATGAAAGGTGGTCGTACCTAGAGGCATGCAGGCATAGTGTGACCCCTATGCTGTACCGTGGGTATGGCAGGAGGCAATTGCTTTTTACTCTCAATAAACTGAATGGGAATGTTTATATATCTACAACCCTGGAAATACCAAATTTAGCCCTCCAGAGTTTGATAAGCGTCTCTAGCTGCCAACCAGAGAGCTCACATACAGCTGCTTTCTCTGTGCAGTAGGCAGGAATAAAATAAGACTGCTAGAGGCAGATAGGGAAGGAATTAGAACAGTGTTAGTGCTTCAGGGCTCTGAGGGACCTGTCTCTGTGCTATGGCCAGGTAGAAGGACAAAGCCAGGACCCAAAAACTACCCCGAGTGGGATTTCTGAGCACCtctcccagctgggaaggtgtttggtggtctcagggctctgagccatgtTCTGTCTCTGCTACATCCAGGCAGAAGGTGACCACCTCCCAGGCCAAAGGGGAAGGACTGGCCACCCCCAGAATTCATCTTCACAACTGAGTGACCACTTCCCAAGCAAAAGGGGGAGTGTGGCAGGCCACTCCTCCCAAACCCTAATTaccagagggagggaggtgatCACCTCCCAGGCCAAAGGAGAAGGGTCATTAGGgagctgtgatttccccagagagtacttttctggaggcacctgctttggggggctgtaactcagcccccctaCATTCAGtgttcaccaaacttggagggcaagtagaaGAGAGTCTGCTTGTGAGTTGCTGGTGAGTTTGGCGTCTctagcctgggggggggggcagttctacGGCATCCACAAACCTAACAAACCAGTTTGATAAActtaaaagttcatgaaaatTCATCGTTCGTGGGGTCTGAACAACCACAAACAACCacttttctggttcatgcccattcctacttTCACTAATATGAAGCAGAAAGACCACTGATTGGCATAGGTTCTTGGACAGGCTATTCATAACCTCTGCCACTTGCATACTATTGACTggtttttgtccaaaaaggaCGTTTCTGGGGGGGTTCAGAAATGAGGTAAGCCTTTTAATCTGCCACTCTTTTTCTGTTCAGCCTCAGATAAACTATTGGGCTGGAACAAAATCTTCTACAGAAATTTTACTTTTTATCTCTTTCCCACTCCCACCAAATCTATTAATATTTGATGTTAAGGTACCCAAAATGGCAATCTCCACAAATGTTGCTTTTCCCGTGCACTTCTGGAAAGATGTTCTTCAGCACATGTGGTTAGCTAGATAGTATGGCAATATATCATGCCTAGTGAGAAACAGGTAAGAGAAATGTATAAAACTGATTAGAAGTCACCTGCATATCTACAGTTACAAGAGCACCTCCTGGAGGTAGCTACTGCCGATGTGGCTATATTCTCAAAATCCAGTCAATCTTAAAACATGAAGAGCAATCACCTTGACTTTTTACATCcctcttttctcctcagtggggatccaaagcctTATGACATCATTCATCCCCTTCCACTTTATCCTCCTATCAACAGCCttatggggctgagagagaatgactggcccaaggtcacccagtgagcttctactgcagagtggggatttgaacttcagCCTCCCAGATGAGGTTGTCTTGCTAACCTTGAAAGTTGTGTTTTATGTGCCTCCTCCCATTCCTTTTTCTACTTCAAAGAAGTTTcaggatttgaggaggggggCACCTAGATAAGGCTTTATCCAATATGACTGAGCAATGAGTTATTTGCATATTTGACCTATACCCCTTGGGGGTTTTGTGTGTTTTTAGGGTGGGTCTTTGAAACACAGCCCCTGGAAAGAACAAGATGAAaagggctcctccatctcctctcCTGTCAAAGGCTTCTCTAGAACTCCCAATGGCCAGGCAGCACAGTGGAATCCACCCCGCTGCGGAGTTCCAGATCTACCCACCCTACCTGGGAGCCGCAATACTCGGAACCGCCAGAAAAGATTTCTACTGTCTGGAGGACGTTGGGAGAAGACGGAGTTCACTTACAAGTAAGGCAAGTCTGAGCTCAAAATCAGTTGCCGTAGAGTGACTCTCTGTCTCTGCTGTTCTCTCCACAAGGCCAGAGAAGGTGTATGTAGAGACATAAAAGGTGTATGTATCGCTCCCCCTTCACACATCTACCTTCAGGGATTCACTGGTTGGAAAACTGCTGAACATCTACAGTAACCCAGTGAAGGCTGCAGACATGAGTGTATCTGTGTCTCCCTGAAGAGTTGCCAGCTATAAGTTAATATACTTGAGTAAGaatgatgggggaggggagacccCTGCCAGCATTAATCAGGAAACAGGTAACAAAGGTATGATAGGAACGTGGGCTTCTTATGGGCTAAGCCTTGTGAAATCCAAAGTTTAGGGACAAATTATCAGAAAGCACACAAAAACTTTGTATCatctaaacaaagttacaccttCCTAAAGCCAATGAATTCAATAGGAGGGCCATTCTTGCAAACACAGAAACCGTAAATCTCATTAAGATGCTGCTGCTACCAACATTTTCACATAATCGCAATTTTTATTCTCTTATGCTGTATCAAGAATGGCAAATCCTGATAAATTGTGAataccaatgggggggggggggaatcccctaaAGCAGAAACACACTTTATAGGAAGTTAAAGAGAAAAATGATGCAATACACTTAGGTCCCCATTGGAGACAAAGTAAATGAAGTAAGAAAATAAACAGGAATAGCAAACATAACGGCATGGCAATTTGGAGCTTCTCTTATTCTGCATTTCACTCAATACAGCATTCACTTGACACAGCTGCTGAATATAAAAGAAATTCCCTAGATTTTACTGGAACTGGATATCAAATTCTTGCTTTGAGAACCATCCCTTTCTTCTGTCACAGTTGCTCTAAGAGACCAATCTTTCCAATTGCTTTGAGAGTTTAGAATTTGAATTGAGAAGTTCATTCCATCAGTTTCTTTCTTAATTGGTTTTAAAACCAtccaggtttttaaaatatatatatatatatagcaattAGATGTGACTCGTTTTTTTCTTGCCAAGACAAAAGAACAAAATTCCTTCACAACTCATTTCCTATTAATCTTCAACATCAATATCCAGTGTCCTGGTTTCCTTCAGATACCTAATGCTAAATCCACATGGTTACTAGCTAGCTATattagtctgtagcagcaaagTAGAAACAGGAGTCTGGTGACACAttaaaggctaacaacatttattccagcataaactttcatgaatcacagctcacttctttagatgcaTCAAAATGTACATTCATTAGGTTGATACTTTTAAATTCACAACCTGTCTTGTATGGATATAAAAACATTGACCTAATGGATGTACAGTCAATCCCTCTGACAGTGAGTTCTGACTCATAAATATACTGAAATgaattttgttagttttaaagtGTCACTAGATACATGTTCCAAGCTTATCACCTTCTCACAGACTTTGAACAAAATTTGAACAGCTGTTATTTTTCTGTTTACAAGAAAGTTTAGATTTCTCACATTTATAAATATTCTAATAAaatttcctctgaagaaaatgggagCTTGTGTAGACTGGGGTACTGATATGGTTGCTCAACATAAGGTAAGTGGTTCTGCTAAATGGAATCACCACTTAAGAAAGGCTCTGCTAGGATCAAAGAGATAGCTCAAAAAGTATTCCTCAGTCTCAGACAGCCCTTTGTGCCCCTAAACTCAGCTATAAAAATCAGCTTTGTCAATCAAATGTTGGCGAGTAGTATCAAAGGGCACCCTTTTCCTTGCATAGAGGCAGTGGAATAAAGCTCACACTAATTGGCTGCAATTTTCTGCAAATAAGCACGGTCATGGAACAGGATATCAATCCACACCGCCTGGCTTAAATATTCTCAAGCcttgaaaacaaagttttattcttcaGCCTGAAGAATACACTTCAGCCTGAAAACAGCTAGAACACACCTGGCTAGACATTTGAAATCATGCTATTTTTAGAGTTCGGAAGAAACAACAGTAGAGAATGTGACCCTATGGGTGCACCTAGCTAAGGAAATGCAAACCCTCACACTTTCTTAGCTAAATGGAAATAGATGCTGTTGAAAAAGAATCTGATGGTGTGTAACCACCTGTCAGCTATTCTCTGTTTCtctgttcattttttttattGTATATATAACTAAACTCAGTGGATTATAACTTTGTTTATTTGTGCACTGTTAGAATGGTTAATAGGTTGTGTGTTATTTATTACCCCTTCCTCTGACTATTGTACCTGCTCAATATGAAGCATACCCACTTGCTTAAGGTAGCTGTCCTGGCTTCAATCAGAACCCATGCTTTTCCATCCACAATCTCATTCCTATGTAATGTGCTCCTTGAAGCGGTGGGCAGGGGGCACTGAAAGGCTATTTTATTTGCCAGGGTTTTTTAATGAAGTGTAGAATGCAGGCATTTGGAGGGGATGTAACAGAGTTTTATTGTACTTGGTTTCAGATCTGGATATGTAAGCCATCTTGAGTGAAAAAGGAATGCTGTGGtataaatacatattttaatCAGTAAATAAATGGTTATGCTTTTTAAaggtttaataaataataaaatttttataaagaaataGTAAATGTTCACCAAATAATAAAACATGCTAACTGTAAGCTAGCCCTGTATCAAGCAACAAAGAAACCCAAGGAAATGAAACTTTACTGTTAAAAGGAAAATACAccgagtcagggctttttttgtagaaaaagcccagcatgatctcatttgtatattacagtattttagcacccattttatacattttatctattctaaataatttattatgcaattgatatatttaaaattgtttacattgttttatatgaatcatgggatctccatgtctgttagccgccctgagcccgcctcggcgggggagggcgggatataaaaataaagttattattattattattattaagccacacctcctgatgccaccattgtttcacacagggctttttatgtagaaaaagctcagcaggaactcatttgcctattaggccacacccccaatgccaagacagctggaactgtgttcctgtgcattcctgctcaaaaaaagccctgcactgagTAATTAACATCTGCATTCTGAAAACTGCTAGCCATGTAGTGTATTTTACAGCAGCTGTAACAATGGTGGTGTGTGAACCATAGCTGAACTAGATTGTATAGAGATCAGAGTGGCTCTGCAAATTCACTgctttccctgactttcccagGCAGTGCTTCTCCTGAATTCCCAAACTGTCAGTCTTTAATATTTGTTAATGGCTCTAAAGCAATATTTATTCCAACTGGGAGCAGAAGGAAAGTGAGGGAGGCAGGAGGTGAGTGGAGAAAGGAAGCACAGGTTGTCTTTTGCAGTTCAGGAGACCTTCAAGGAGCTTCTAGCAAATTCATCCTGCTCCAGTGAGCAACTAAGTTCTGACAAGAACAATACCGAGGAACAGAGATTAAAGTTTGTCCTTCCGCTGACTGGTCTCCTCCAAAATTTGTGCTAGTTTAGTTTGTCAACCTCCACCACCCTTTGCTCTTCTGCTCTCTGTTGTAGAATCGTAAGGTTCCCTTGGCAGTTAGTGAAAGCTAAAGTGAGACAAGCCATTGCTGCAGCCTTGAAAGTCTGGAGTGATGTAACACCCTTGACCTTCATGGAAGTGCACCGGGGACGAGCAGACATCATGATTGATTTCACACGGTAAGTGATACAATTTACAACTCATAGCGCATGCACCCTTTATGGGATTTGGAGAAAAGCTTCAGTACAGGAGGACCTAGATGAAGCTGGCAAAATCATTAGCAGAAGTTTGAGGACCACTTGAAGGGGTTTAGCACTATTCATGTGATTTAAAATAACAGAAGCACCCTGTGATTTCCATTGAACCATCCAGAAATTGCTGAGGGCCATAAGATGCTGCATCTGAATTTACATGTTCTGGCCTTCATTAGGATATGGAGCAGCAATTAGTTCCAAAGATGTCCCAAGCTGTTTGGAAACCTCCAAAGTCAATTTGAACCACTCCAGCTGTCCAGCCCTAACAATGTGTCTTCTTTCTTCTGCTCTCCTTTATCGCTTTGTGCTACACAAGTTGCTTTACTCAGCCTCATTTCTTCTCTATCAGGcaacttcttcctcctcctgatcCATTTTGTCTGCAAGGCACACAGCCTCCCTTTGACCTGCACCTTCTTTCCCAACTTCAGCCATCTGCATGTTGCTAtaccttctctccctctttttctgtGATCCCAACTCCATTCTACTAGCAGTTTGTCTAATATCCCTGTAATGCCCTTGCAACATCCTGATTTGACATGATATCATTTGACTGAAATACTCCCCTTCCCAAGCCAAATAGCACAGCAAATCCTTGGTCTGGACGCACCAGGAATGAAAGGGCCTGTGTTACTTCTCTAAATTCAATACAGTGTCAATCACATACTCAATACTTTTAAAAGTCAGTGattatagaaatgtataatttgccacagtcaccatgtgaacGGGCATATGCTTCTCCTCCAGGTACTGGCATGGGGACAACCTGCCTTTTGATGGCCCTGGGGGAATCCTGGCACATGCCTTCTTCCCAAAAACCCACCGGGAGGGAGATGTCCATTTTGACTATGATGAAACGTGGAGCATTGGGAATAACTTGGGTATGTTGTACACTGTAACCGATGATCTAAAAGGAGCCTCTATAAATGCAACCAGAACCCAAGAAACATGGTCAAATATCAGGAAAAGACAGTGGTTGGTGCACCAATTGAAACTGGGCAAAGGCACCATATGTCACATAAGAAACCTAGGCCTCCATATGTAGATTGGTCTAAAGGCACCCTTTAAGCTACAAACATACTCTTTGAGAAGGTCTGCAAACCCATCCAGAACAGTCTGATATCTTAATCTGTAATTAACTTTGTAACTGATCAACTTTGTCTGGATTAAGCTTCTGTTTATTGGCCCTCATCTAGTCCATTACTGCCTCTAAGACACTAAGGAAGATGTTCCTTGACCCATCTGATTATGATGAGGGAAATAGAGCTGAATGCAAACAGCATATCAACAGCACCTTATTCCAAACCTTAGACTTCTCCTAGAAGATTCATGAACAGCATGAACTATATGACTACATAGTACAAATGTTATAGAGTTAAATAATGCCTTCCTTTTTCTTCACCTTATAGGGACTGACCTTCTCCAAGTGGCTGCTCATGAATTTGGCCATGTTCTGGGTTTGCAGCACACAGCAGTGTCCAAGTCACTCATGTCTCCTTTCTACTTCTTCCGATACCCGCTGAAGCTAAGTGAGGATGACAAACAAGGCATCCAGTATCTCTATGGGAAGCCAAAATCTGAAATGAATATTGACCAAGATCAAGAGGAGAAGCCTTACCAGCCAGATATCGAAACCAATGAGATCATCAATGTTCAGGTAGGCATCTTTGGCATATTGCTTCCAGGGGGGTATTTCCTGATTATGCAGACCTTAAGAAGAATATTAGCCACAGCACAAAGAATACTGCTGCCACTTATAATTCAGGTATAGAGTGTCTCAGCCTCTTTCCTCTTTGAGGTTCACCACAGCATCATAACAATGCTTAAGAGACTGAGGTCTGGGCTGAAGTCAGGGCTTCAAGAATTAGGCTGGGTAAGGGTTACTTTACTAGAAGTATTTTTATTTCAATTTTCAAAAGATTTCGATCTGCTTTTGGATAAGTTACACCCAACCAGCGCTCTCAGAATAGAGTGGAATAGCAACAGAAATTAAATGAATGCATGAGAGCAatctggggtcaggaagcaattcttctccaggccagtttggccagagatcctggaggattttttgCCATTTCTGGGCATGAAATAGGGGTCACTAGGGatggggggaggtatctgtgaagttcctgcattgtgcaggaggttggactatatgaccctggaggtcccttccaactctatgattctattctatgattctctcAGTCTACACAGCCTGATGCTTGTGATACAGATTTTGATGCGGTCTCCATGATccgtggggagctgttttttttcaaGTCACACTACGTTTGGAGGCTCCGGAACGGCAAGCTCCAAGCTGGCTACCCAGCCCTAGCATCTCGACACTGGCAGGGAATCCCATCTTCTGTAGATGCAGCCTTTGAAGATTCTCTTGGTAACATCTGGTTCTTCCAAGGtaaagaaaagacagaaggcatagGACAATCCATCTGCTCCAAGAAATCCTGGAgctcctttctctctctatctttgtTTTAATCAAAATAGATTTAATCAACTTTGTCTGGATTACACTTCTGTTTATTAGCCCTCATCTAGCCCATTACTGCCTCTAAGACACTCAGGAAGATGTCCCCTAACCCACCTGATTTTGAGGTTACTGACTGGCACCATTTGTGGCCAGTCTCACAGTTCTCTGTACATGTGCTTCTTCTCACATAGACACAGAATTCCACCTTCCCCCTGCCTCTACATAACCACTAAAAAAGCTGCTTGCTGAACCTACAAGGAAATTACAAATTTTAGCTGGGTTCAAAGAGGTCCAAATCACTACTAAGAACTGGAGTAGAAATTCCTTTCTTTGACCATGATCAAGGAAAGCATCTGTTCCTAAGAAAGTTCAAAATGCTGACACTCTTACATTGTTCACCTTTTTTGCATCCCAAGAAAGCAGTAACATACAATGCATGCCTGATCAGAGAGCCagagtggtatagtggttaagagctgtggactctaatctggagttctgggtttgattccccattcttcccaGCTAAGTGACTTTGGATtaatcacagttctttcagagctctctcagccccacctacctcacaggttgtatgttgcagagagaggaagggaaggcgattgtaagccactcagacttctttgggtagtgaagagtggggtataaaaagcaACTATGCCATTTTTCcatcatcctttagtaatccttttaccccttagacatccaagggctccactgcctcccaggctagttttctgcttctaatgtatttgacgaaatttttgtttgtctttgttttttgtaatatgttcctcatagtccctttttgacttgcattttatttgctgaAGCCTGTGCGCCTTCTTATTTACCTCACTCAGACCAGGCTTCCACCACTTAAAGTAATCCTTatcttttactgcttccattactttgttaaccaagCAAAGTCCTTTTCATACCTAtctgtacctttcctaacctggCGGATACACTGTATCTGAGTTTTCAGAACTGTAGTTTTAAacagtctccaagcttccctttcctttcagcATCTTCTTCAAAAGCCCTCACATTGGAAAGAAGTACCCCTTCCAAAGTTCAAATGTGGTTGTGTTGGGTTTTTGGGAAAATTCActatttacataaatgctaaacttaatagcattatggtcaACTGTTTCCCACAGGTGCTATCATGTTTACATTTCTCACTCGGTTCTGAgaattacttaggaccaagtcttGAATCACCTCCCCCTGGTAGCTTCTGTGcccatctgctccatggcacagtcattgagagaatCTACAAACCCAGTCTCTTTCTCCTGACATGAATGCATATTgaccttctctctcacacacagtatgttgttgttgttaagcttatatcctgcTCTAAACCACAAGTggcctcagggcagctcacaacatagtaagatcacaataaaaccaataaactcCAACAATCAAACGGTTAAGTAATTTAAAATAAGATGGCACTAAAATACTAATAACCCCAATCTCCTTCAGCATTTTACAGGTGATGGTAAGTAGCCTGCATCGTAATAGTTTTGAAGGAGAGGAGATAGTACCCTGTTGTACAGCAATGCCCCATAAATAGTAAGCAGTATCTGAGCACTAAGTCCATGCCTATTGATTCGGTCATGGAGCAACTAGTTGTGCACTTGGTTTGGGTGGAGATGTGATCAATGGCTGTGAGCCAGAAAGAGAAAGGGCAAGCTGCTGTGTGCCAAGCCAAGGCTGGGCATTGGTGTGACAGAAGTGTCTGCTCTGAAAGCTGCACATGGactacctcccctcctccctcaagGCAAGGTCAAAAACTGCACAGATGCAAGCTTGCAGCATGTGACCTGCCAGCCCCCAGAACATGGCAATATGTGCTGCACCTCCTTCACAGCACATTGCTAAAATGCCAATGCCAGGTGTTCCCATTCATGGTGGGGCAGAGGGACAACTGCTGGAGGAGTCCAAAAGAATGAAGAGAACCAGGTCTCCATGGGCCAGCAACCTATAGCCACAGGCCTAGTTCAACCATAGGTAATCTTTTCAAACTGGTGATCTACTGCTCATCAGCTAACAAACTTATTTCAACCACCTTTTTCTTGCCAGGTGCTCACTACTGGATTTATGATGGTGAGAGGCTCGTTTCTGGCCCTTTGCCTATCACAGAACTGggcctttcttcttctcctgtcCAGGCAGCCTTACTCTGGGGGgcagaaaagaacaagatttatTTTTTCAAGGGAGGCAGCTATTGGCGATTCAGTCCTAGCACTAATCAAGTGGACAACATTTCCCCACGCAGAATGACTGACTGGCGGGGAGTTCCTCAGGAGATTGATGCCGCTTTTCAGGATGAGTTTGGTGAGTACAGATAGGAGCACAGCGTGCTTTAGAAGGGAATTAATGGGCATTAAGGAATCACCAAATCAGAACCAACAGGTCCCCTTATCCAATCACTTAATTTCTCAAATACAATCATCAGGTCTTCTGATGCTA containing:
- the MMP11 gene encoding stromelysin-3 — protein: MIEVKILEDIILDLHSETPLLFLLAPSGDPLPAIPLQPFGAPSPHPQPLPCKRWRQARRLGSRAAVARGETRSAPTLAPLGLGSASSRTCSATVKLKDPLTGGRRAAAGASSPEGSPPPAPPRAAAAATCDAGGDPAASLAAAPSKEENKGAAVQRMAPAAALLMPCLLLLLLLPPPPLETSALPAARRPPRHQGLGGSLKHSPWKEQDEKGSSISSPVKGFSRTPNGQAAQWNPPRCGVPDLPTLPGSRNTRNRQKRFLLSGGRWEKTEFTYKIVRFPWQLVKAKVRQAIAAALKVWSDVTPLTFMEVHRGRADIMIDFTRYWHGDNLPFDGPGGILAHAFFPKTHREGDVHFDYDETWSIGNNLGTDLLQVAAHEFGHVLGLQHTAVSKSLMSPFYFFRYPLKLSEDDKQGIQYLYGKPKSEMNIDQDQEEKPYQPDIETNEIINVQSTQPDACDTDFDAVSMIRGELFFFKSHYVWRLRNGKLQAGYPALASRHWQGIPSSVDAAFEDSLGNIWFFQGAHYWIYDGERLVSGPLPITELGLSSSPVQAALLWGAEKNKIYFFKGGSYWRFSPSTNQVDNISPRRMTDWRGVPQEIDAAFQDEFGFAYFLKGRQYWKFDPVHVKVLEGYPRIISHDFFSCVSSPNSFR